One Rhinolophus sinicus isolate RSC01 linkage group LG06, ASM3656204v1, whole genome shotgun sequence DNA window includes the following coding sequences:
- the PHRF1 gene encoding PHD and RING finger domain-containing protein 1 isoform X5 has protein sequence MDDDSLDELVDQSPRLGGHRRLRAAALASDAGPEDSEDDDDDLEIVAGPQGSLEASGALNSDDDAESCPICLNAFRDQAVGTPQSCAHYFCLDCIVEWSKNANSCPVDRTIFKYICIRAHFGGKVLRKIPVENARAGEEEEEDPTFCEVCGRSDREDRLLLCDGCDAGYHMECLEPPLQEVPVDEWFCPECAISEAAAPTSDAEPVTEEEVSLLLADVVPTASRLRPRTGRTRAIARTRQSERVRATVNRNRMSTARGIQHVPRHLISSLLDETVEAVASGLSTAVYQRPTTPRAPAKRRRKTRRRKKVLGRKKTQRRPAVRSRGSGTRSKRRQGRVRKRKGQKPKNEVTARCRIARTLGLRMPMHGACILSVHKPAEPSLGVMRADVGVAPLSLFGDPYELDPFDSSEEPSASPASPLSAKRRVLSRSALRSHQPVARPVSMGLSRRGIPATEPDPDEVPVPDLLGSILSGQRLLLMDSSDVTIHRDGSLSTRQAAPVSFQRNSVGPSRGGEGPGPGDGLQPGAPRSGCLRSQGLHCQGRPAPSCVPVLTSGAVVRPDSSVTPRSGQGQPVSDVNGPGFKQRDTPQFTGNSKHAFPLRFASKITNGNLPSNSAGLGQVPKSAPRRTDISELPRIPKISRGGSGSSWADEVPAPAGRERVEIPSSCISRLTGREGPGQPGLGARAEGEPSGRGPQEPSMHSRGGAQPPAPLGPSRGKGSSSTFQSFRINIPGNTAHSGRLASPGFCNTFRPVGSKAQRKESPSPLFSLRKAKQLKSEIYDPFDPTGSDSSSAGSSPEHLGSSLLPSEITRTISIDSPQAPPLQTVRCVTSYTVEASSGTEPEPPRGPTSNMLKLQGEEPPDGLGEDGPLEGQGPAPQAQRPSPQEPWEDEDLPPRSSFFVSKERMVTCVTVVEPDIPATTTHRVVELRSPAHSRSRSTSSSRSRKKARRKQAPAREHRRTRSGSGSRSGSHSRSRNGSSRSVSPAVGEDHAKRQRPKARSRRSSSDRSSSRERAKRRKAKGREPSRGSWGPGRRRSRSGSPGSSSLEHHDSRRRKRRRSGSRARGWGSPPSSLERARRPHRARDRSRERPRDRRGSRERRRHRSPSAEHRSRDHRRPRSREKRLRPRSLERKLPVKGASPVPPPQEEPGPDREPPARPLALVGADASPEGAEANKSPPKAPVPEVPAACPLGDLDYGDAVEAGHVFDDFASEGVLMQLDDMSSPPSPESTDSSPERAVPPQPGVSPASQQDASLAMAVIRREVSVIHGEDAVQPLPWAEGPQATRSLQPASAQASAQAIAGPGALGGPCQTPGPRAKAPVKRVTWNLQEAAGGAPAEDRALWTQLYRPQQPHEETWATEDGGPMAAPQQAPLPEPPAPGHLLPEPGFPDADPTQVYSPNLPPAPVLPSSVPPYAPVSQPTPQFILQGSLPLSGCWVTQSPAPVPTVLTTASEPAGHAAATNNSEDRTATARPAAEKAKNEEYMKKLHVQERAVEEVKLAIKPFYQKREVTKDEYKDILRKAVQKICHSKSGEINPVKVGNLVRAYVDKYRHMRKHRRPEASEEPAAPGVDG, from the exons ATGGATGACGACAGCCTGGACGAGCTTGTGGACCAAAGCCCACGGCTGGGTGGACACCGGAGGCTCCGCGCTGCTGCCCTGGCCAGTGATGCTG GTCCTGAAGATTCTGAAGACGATGACGACGACTTGGAAATAGTGGCAGGTCCTCAGGGGAGCCTGGAGGCCAGCGGAGCACTTAACTCTGATGACGATGCCGAGAGCTGCCCCATTTGTCTGAATGCTTTCAGGGACCAGGCCGTGGGGACACCACAGAGCTGTGCCCACTACTTCTGCCTGGACTGCATCGTGGAGTGGTCCAAG AACGCCAACTCCTGTCCCGTCGACCGCACTATATTTAAGTACATTTGCATCCGAGCCCACTTTGGCGGTAAAGTCTTGAGGAAG ATTCCGGTGGAGAATGCCAGAGccggagaggaggaggaggaagacccCACCTTCTGCGAGGTGTGTGGCCGCAGTGACCGGGAGGACCGCTTGCTCCTTTGTGACGGCTGTGACGCTGG GTACCACATGGAATGTCTGGAGCCCCCTCTCCAGGAGGTGCCGGTGGACGAGTGGTTCTGTCCGGAGTGTGCCATCTCCGAAGCTGCTGCCCCCACCTCAG ATGCCGAACCCGTGACTGAGGAGGAGGTGTCCCTGCTCCTGGCTGACGTGGTACCCACTGCGAGCCGGCTGCGGCCTCGCACGGGGCGGACGCGGGCCATCGCCAGGACACGGCAGAGTGAGCGCGTCCGAGCCACCGTGAACCGGAACCGCATGTCCACTGCCAGGGGCATCCAG CACGTCCCGAGGCACCTGATATCTTCTCTGCTTGACGAGACCGTTGAAGCCGTCGCCTCCGGCCTGAGCACCGCCGTGTATCAGCGGCCCACGACGCCGCGAGCCCCCGCCAAACGGAGAAGGAAAACAA GAAGACGGAAGAAGGTGTTGGGCAGAAAGAAGACCCAGCGCAGACCGGCCGTGAGAAGCAGGGGCTCCGGGACAAGGTCCAAGAGACGCCAGGGCCGcgtgaggaagagaaaggggcagaagcCAAAG AATGAAGTCACAGCTCGTTGTCGCATTGCAAGGACATTGGGCCTCCGGATGCCGATGCATGGGGCCTGCATCCTGTCGGTGCACAAGCCCGCAGAACCCTCCCTGGGGGTGATGCGTGCGGACGTCGGGGTTGcccctctctctctgtttggAGACCCCTACGAGCTGGACCCCTTCGACAG CAGTGAAGAGCCGTCTGCCAGCCCTGCTTCCCCTCTGAGTGCCAAGAGGAGGGTTCTGTCCCGGTCAGCCCTGCGGTCTCACCAGCCCGTGGCCAGGCCTGTCTCCATGGGGCTCTCCAG GAGAGGCATTCCTGCCACTGAGCCGGACCCGGACGAGGTGCCCGTCCCCGACCTGTTGGGCAGCATCCTGTCGGGCCAGCGCCTGCTGCTGATGGACAGCTCCGATGTCACCATCCACCGCGATGGGTCGCTCAGCACCAGGCAAGCAG CGCCAGTTTCTTTTCAGCGAAACTCGGTTGGTCCCTCCCGAGGCGGAGaaggccctgggcctggggacGGCTTGCAGCCTGGAGCACCACGCTCAGGGTGCCTCAGAAGCCAGGGGTTGCACTGTCAGGGCAGGCCTGCCCCCTCCTGTGTCCCTGTGCTCACATCGGGGGCCGTAGTGAGACCAGACTCCTCAGTGACCCCTCGATCAGGGCAGGGTCAGCCTGTGTCAGACGTGAACGGTCCTGGCTTTAAACAACGTGACACCCCCCAATTTACTGGCAACAGCAAGCACGCTTTTCCTCTGAGATTCGCATCGAAAATCACAAACGGTAACCTGCCATCTAACAGTGCCGGGCTAGGACAGGTCCCCAAATCAGCACCCAGGAGAACTGACATCTCCGAGCTGCCGAGGATACCAAAGATCAGCAGGGGTGGCAGTGGCAGCTCGTGGGCGGATGAGGTCCCAGCCCCGGCAGGCAGAGAGCGCGTCGAGATCCCCAGTTCATGCATCAGCCGGTTGACAGGCAGGGAGGGCCCTGGGCAACCTGGCCTCGGTGCCCGGGCAGAGGGCGAGCCCAGCGGCAGGGGCCCACAGGAGCCCAGCATGCACTCCAGGGGCGGCGCCCAGCCCCCCGCCCCACTGGGACCCTCCAGAGGGAAGGGCAGCAGCTCGACCTTCCAGAGTTTCCGGATCAACATTCCCGGGAACACAGCGCATTCCGGCAGACTCGCCAGCCCGGGCTTCTGCAACACCTTCCGGCCTGTGGGCAGTAaggcacagaggaaggagagCCCTTCGCCCCTCTTCTCCCTCAGGAAGGCAAAGCAACTCAAGAGTGAGATCTATGACCCTTTTGACCCCACGGGTTCCGACTCCAGTTCTGCTGGCAGCAGCCCAGAGCATCTGGGCTCCAGCCTCCTGCCCTCTGAGATCACACGTACCATCTCCATCGATAGCCCCCAGGCCCCGCCCTTGCAGACTGTGCGTTGTGTCACCTCCTACACAGTGGAGGCCAGCTCCGGGACAGAACCCGAGCCCCCAAGGGGGCCTACCTCCAACATGCTCAAGCTCCAGGGCGAGGAGCCCCCCGATGGGCTGGGCGAGGACGGGCCTCTTGAGGGCCAAGGCCCCGCCCCCCAGGCACAAAGGCCGTCCCCGCAGGAGCCCTGGGAGGACGAGGACCTGCCACCCCGTAGCAGCTTCTTTGTCTCCAAGGAGCGGATGGTGACCTGCGTAACTGTGGTGGAGCCGGACATCCCAGCGACAACCACCCACCGGGTCGTGGAGCTGCGGTCCCCAGCCCACTCCCGCTCCCGCTCCACATCTAGTTCCCGCAGCCGGAAGAAAGCCAGGAGGAAGCAGGCACCTGCCAGAGAGCACCGGAGGACCCGCTCTGGCTCCGGCTCCCGCTCCGGCTCCCACTCCCGCTCCCGGAATGGGAGCTCGAGGTCAGTGTCACCAGCGGTGGGTGAGGACCATGCCAAGAGGCAGCGGCCCAAGGCCAGGAGCCGGAGGTCCTCCAGTGACCGCTCCAGCAGCCGCGAGCGAGCCAAGAGAAGGAAGGCCAAGGGCAGGGAGCCGAGCCGGGGCTCCTGGGGCCCAGGTCGGCGGCGGTCCCGCTCAGGCAGCCCTGGAAGCTCCTCCCTTGAGCATCATGAcagcagaaggaggaagaggaggcggTCGGGGTCCAGGGCTCGGGGATGGGGCTCTCCCCCCAGCAGCCTGGAGAGGGCCCGGAGGCCCCACCGTGCAAGGGACAGGAGCCGTGAGCGGCCCCGAGACAGGCGGGGCTCCCGTGAGAGGAGGCGGCACCGGTCCCCGAGTGCAGAGCACAGGTCCCGGGATCACCGGCGGCCTCGTTCCCGCGAGAAGCGTCTGCGGCCCCGCTCCCTGGAGAGGAAATTGCCGGTGAAGGGGGCCTCTCCAGTGCCCCCCCCCCAGGAGGAGCCAGGGCCGGACAGGGAGCCCCCAGCCAGACCGCTGGCCTTGGTGGGAGCTGATGCCTCACCAGAAGGGGCTGAGGCCAACAAGTCTCCCCCAAAGGCCCCCGTCCCAGAGGTGCCGGCTGCGTGTCCGCTGGGGGACCTGGACTATGGCGACGCGGTTGAGGCAGGGCATGTGTTTGACGACTTTGCAAGTGAAGGCGTCCTCATGCAGCTGGATGACATGAGCTCCCCACCCTCCCCGGAGAGCACGGACTCCTCCCCAGAGCGGGCCGTGCCCCCCCAGCCCGGTGTGTCACCGGCCAGCCAGCAGGATGCCAGCCTGGCCATGGCTGTCATCAGAAGGGAGGTGTCGGTGATCCATGGTGAAGACGCTGTGCAGCCCCTTCCCTGGGCAGAGGGGCCCCAGGCGACGCGTTCGCTGCAGCCGGCCTCCGCCCAGGCCTCTGCCCAGGCCATCGCAGGGCCCGGCGCATTGGGAGGCCCTTGTCAGACCCCCGGGCCGCGGGCTAAAGCCCCAGTGAAGAGAGTCACCTGGAACCTTCAGGAGGCGGCGGGCGGTGCCCCAGCCGAGGACAGAGCCCTCT GGACTCAACTTTACAGGCCACAGCAGCCCCATGAAGAGACCTGGGCAACTGAAGATGGGGGCCCTATGGCGGCCCCCCAGCAGGCgcccctccctgagccccctGCCCCCGGTCACCTGCTTCCAGAGCCTGGCTTCCCTGACGCTGACCCCACTCAG GTTTATAGCCCCAACCTGCCTCCCGCCCCGGTCCTGCCCTCGAGCGTCCCGCCCTATGCACCAGTCAGCCAGCCCACGCCCCAGTTCATCCTGCAGGGGAGCCTTCCCCTGTCGGGCTGCTGGGTGACACAGAGCCCTGCCCCAGTGCCCACGGTCCTGACCACAGCCTCAGAGCCTGCTGGCCATGCTGCCGCCACCAACAACTCAGAAGACAGGACAGCCACTGCCCGGCCAGCCGCAGAGAAGGCCAAGAATGAGGAG TACATGAAGAAGTTGCACGTGCAGGAGCGGGCAGTGGAGGAGGTGAAGCTGGCCATCAAGCCCTTTTACCAGAAGAGGGAGGTGACGAAGGATGAGTACAAGGACATTCTCCGCAAGGCCGTTCAGAAG atcTGCCACAGCAAGAGTGGGGAGATCAACCCTGTGAAGGTGGGAAACCTGGTGCGCGCCTACGTGGACAAATACCGGCACATGCGCAAACACCGCCGGCCCGAGGCCAGTGAGGAGCCCGCTGCCCCGGGCGTTGACGGCTGA
- the PHRF1 gene encoding PHD and RING finger domain-containing protein 1 isoform X3 — translation MDDDSLDELVDQSPRLGGHRRLRAAALASDAEESSDGDSGASEVDTGSELSDGSDGEDEEGSLEGGSGPEDSEDDDDDLEIVAGPQGSLEASGALNSDDDAESCPICLNAFRDQAVGTPQSCAHYFCLDCIVEWSKNANSCPVDRTIFKYICIRAHFGGKVLRKIPVENARAGEEEEEDPTFCEVCGRSDREDRLLLCDGCDAGYHMECLEPPLQEVPVDEWFCPECAISEAAAPTSDAEPVTEEEVSLLLADVVPTASRLRPRTGRTRAIARTRQSERVRATVNRNRMSTARGIQHVPRHLISSLLDETVEAVASGLSTAVYQRPTTPRAPAKRRRKTRRRKKVLGRKKTQRRPAVRSRGSGTRSKRRQGRVRKRKGQKPKNEVTARCRIARTLGLRMPMHGACILSVHKPAEPSLGVMRADVGVAPLSLFGDPYELDPFDSSEEPSASPASPLSAKRRVLSRSALRSHQPVARPVSMGLSRRGIPATEPDPDEVPVPDLLGSILSGQRLLLMDSSDVTIHRDGSLSTRQAAPVSFQRNSVGPSRGGEGPGPGDGLQPGAPRSGCLRSQGLHCQGRPAPSCVPVLTSGAVVRPDSSVTPRSGQGQPVSDVNGPGFKQRDTPQFTGNSKHAFPLRFASKITNGNLPSNSAGLGQVPKSAPRRTDISELPRIPKISRGGSGSSWADEVPAPAGRERVEIPSSCISRLTGREGPGQPGLGARAEGEPSGRGPQEPSMHSRGGAQPPAPLGPSRGKGSSSTFQSFRINIPGNTAHSGRLASPGFCNTFRPVGSKAQRKESPSPLFSLRKAKQLKSEIYDPFDPTGSDSSSAGSSPEHLGSSLLPSEITRTISIDSPQAPPLQTVRCVTSYTVEASSGTEPEPPRGPTSNMLKLQGEEPPDGLGEDGPLEGQGPAPQAQRPSPQEPWEDEDLPPRSSFFVSKERMVTCVTVVEPDIPATTTHRVVELRSPAHSRSRSTSSSRSRKKARRKQAPAREHRRTRSGSGSRSGSHSRSRNGSSRSVSPAVGEDHAKRQRPKARSRRSSSDRSSSRERAKRRKAKGREPSRGSWGPGRRRSRSGSPGSSSLEHHDSRRRKRRRSGSRARGWGSPPSSLERARRPHRARDRSRERPRDRRGSRERRRHRSPSAEHRSRDHRRPRSREKRLRPRSLERKLPVKGASPVPPPQEEPGPDREPPARPLALVGADASPEGAEANKSPPKAPVPEVPAACPLGDLDYGDAVEAGHVFDDFASEGVLMQLDDMSSPPSPESTDSSPERAVPPQPGVSPASQQDASLAMAVIRREVSVIHGEDAVQPLPWAEGPQATRSLQPASAQASAQAIAGPGALGGPCQTPGPRAKAPVKRVTWNLQEAAGGAPAEDRALWTQLYRPQQPHEETWATEDGGPMAAPQQAPLPEPPAPGHLLPEPGFPDADPTQVYSPNLPPAPVLPSSVPPYAPVSQPTPQFILQGSLPLSGCWVTQSPAPVPTVLTTASEPAGHAAATNNSEDRTATARPAAEKAKNEEYMKKLHVQERAVEEVKLAIKPFYQKREVTKDEYKDILRKAVQKICHSKSGEINPVKVGNLVRAYVDKYRHMRKHRRPEASEEPAAPGVDG, via the exons ATGGATGACGACAGCCTGGACGAGCTTGTGGACCAAAGCCCACGGCTGGGTGGACACCGGAGGCTCCGCGCTGCTGCCCTGGCCAGTGATGCTG AAGAAAGCAGTGACGGCGACAGTGGGGCCTCTGAGGTTGACACGGGCAGTGAGCTCAGCGACGGCTCCGATGGAGAAGACGAGGAGGGCAGCCTGGAAGGTGGCTCTG GTCCTGAAGATTCTGAAGACGATGACGACGACTTGGAAATAGTGGCAGGTCCTCAGGGGAGCCTGGAGGCCAGCGGAGCACTTAACTCTGATGACGATGCCGAGAGCTGCCCCATTTGTCTGAATGCTTTCAGGGACCAGGCCGTGGGGACACCACAGAGCTGTGCCCACTACTTCTGCCTGGACTGCATCGTGGAGTGGTCCAAG AACGCCAACTCCTGTCCCGTCGACCGCACTATATTTAAGTACATTTGCATCCGAGCCCACTTTGGCGGTAAAGTCTTGAGGAAG ATTCCGGTGGAGAATGCCAGAGccggagaggaggaggaggaagacccCACCTTCTGCGAGGTGTGTGGCCGCAGTGACCGGGAGGACCGCTTGCTCCTTTGTGACGGCTGTGACGCTGG GTACCACATGGAATGTCTGGAGCCCCCTCTCCAGGAGGTGCCGGTGGACGAGTGGTTCTGTCCGGAGTGTGCCATCTCCGAAGCTGCTGCCCCCACCTCAG ATGCCGAACCCGTGACTGAGGAGGAGGTGTCCCTGCTCCTGGCTGACGTGGTACCCACTGCGAGCCGGCTGCGGCCTCGCACGGGGCGGACGCGGGCCATCGCCAGGACACGGCAGAGTGAGCGCGTCCGAGCCACCGTGAACCGGAACCGCATGTCCACTGCCAGGGGCATCCAG CACGTCCCGAGGCACCTGATATCTTCTCTGCTTGACGAGACCGTTGAAGCCGTCGCCTCCGGCCTGAGCACCGCCGTGTATCAGCGGCCCACGACGCCGCGAGCCCCCGCCAAACGGAGAAGGAAAACAA GAAGACGGAAGAAGGTGTTGGGCAGAAAGAAGACCCAGCGCAGACCGGCCGTGAGAAGCAGGGGCTCCGGGACAAGGTCCAAGAGACGCCAGGGCCGcgtgaggaagagaaaggggcagaagcCAAAG AATGAAGTCACAGCTCGTTGTCGCATTGCAAGGACATTGGGCCTCCGGATGCCGATGCATGGGGCCTGCATCCTGTCGGTGCACAAGCCCGCAGAACCCTCCCTGGGGGTGATGCGTGCGGACGTCGGGGTTGcccctctctctctgtttggAGACCCCTACGAGCTGGACCCCTTCGACAG CAGTGAAGAGCCGTCTGCCAGCCCTGCTTCCCCTCTGAGTGCCAAGAGGAGGGTTCTGTCCCGGTCAGCCCTGCGGTCTCACCAGCCCGTGGCCAGGCCTGTCTCCATGGGGCTCTCCAG GAGAGGCATTCCTGCCACTGAGCCGGACCCGGACGAGGTGCCCGTCCCCGACCTGTTGGGCAGCATCCTGTCGGGCCAGCGCCTGCTGCTGATGGACAGCTCCGATGTCACCATCCACCGCGATGGGTCGCTCAGCACCAGGCAAGCAG CGCCAGTTTCTTTTCAGCGAAACTCGGTTGGTCCCTCCCGAGGCGGAGaaggccctgggcctggggacGGCTTGCAGCCTGGAGCACCACGCTCAGGGTGCCTCAGAAGCCAGGGGTTGCACTGTCAGGGCAGGCCTGCCCCCTCCTGTGTCCCTGTGCTCACATCGGGGGCCGTAGTGAGACCAGACTCCTCAGTGACCCCTCGATCAGGGCAGGGTCAGCCTGTGTCAGACGTGAACGGTCCTGGCTTTAAACAACGTGACACCCCCCAATTTACTGGCAACAGCAAGCACGCTTTTCCTCTGAGATTCGCATCGAAAATCACAAACGGTAACCTGCCATCTAACAGTGCCGGGCTAGGACAGGTCCCCAAATCAGCACCCAGGAGAACTGACATCTCCGAGCTGCCGAGGATACCAAAGATCAGCAGGGGTGGCAGTGGCAGCTCGTGGGCGGATGAGGTCCCAGCCCCGGCAGGCAGAGAGCGCGTCGAGATCCCCAGTTCATGCATCAGCCGGTTGACAGGCAGGGAGGGCCCTGGGCAACCTGGCCTCGGTGCCCGGGCAGAGGGCGAGCCCAGCGGCAGGGGCCCACAGGAGCCCAGCATGCACTCCAGGGGCGGCGCCCAGCCCCCCGCCCCACTGGGACCCTCCAGAGGGAAGGGCAGCAGCTCGACCTTCCAGAGTTTCCGGATCAACATTCCCGGGAACACAGCGCATTCCGGCAGACTCGCCAGCCCGGGCTTCTGCAACACCTTCCGGCCTGTGGGCAGTAaggcacagaggaaggagagCCCTTCGCCCCTCTTCTCCCTCAGGAAGGCAAAGCAACTCAAGAGTGAGATCTATGACCCTTTTGACCCCACGGGTTCCGACTCCAGTTCTGCTGGCAGCAGCCCAGAGCATCTGGGCTCCAGCCTCCTGCCCTCTGAGATCACACGTACCATCTCCATCGATAGCCCCCAGGCCCCGCCCTTGCAGACTGTGCGTTGTGTCACCTCCTACACAGTGGAGGCCAGCTCCGGGACAGAACCCGAGCCCCCAAGGGGGCCTACCTCCAACATGCTCAAGCTCCAGGGCGAGGAGCCCCCCGATGGGCTGGGCGAGGACGGGCCTCTTGAGGGCCAAGGCCCCGCCCCCCAGGCACAAAGGCCGTCCCCGCAGGAGCCCTGGGAGGACGAGGACCTGCCACCCCGTAGCAGCTTCTTTGTCTCCAAGGAGCGGATGGTGACCTGCGTAACTGTGGTGGAGCCGGACATCCCAGCGACAACCACCCACCGGGTCGTGGAGCTGCGGTCCCCAGCCCACTCCCGCTCCCGCTCCACATCTAGTTCCCGCAGCCGGAAGAAAGCCAGGAGGAAGCAGGCACCTGCCAGAGAGCACCGGAGGACCCGCTCTGGCTCCGGCTCCCGCTCCGGCTCCCACTCCCGCTCCCGGAATGGGAGCTCGAGGTCAGTGTCACCAGCGGTGGGTGAGGACCATGCCAAGAGGCAGCGGCCCAAGGCCAGGAGCCGGAGGTCCTCCAGTGACCGCTCCAGCAGCCGCGAGCGAGCCAAGAGAAGGAAGGCCAAGGGCAGGGAGCCGAGCCGGGGCTCCTGGGGCCCAGGTCGGCGGCGGTCCCGCTCAGGCAGCCCTGGAAGCTCCTCCCTTGAGCATCATGAcagcagaaggaggaagaggaggcggTCGGGGTCCAGGGCTCGGGGATGGGGCTCTCCCCCCAGCAGCCTGGAGAGGGCCCGGAGGCCCCACCGTGCAAGGGACAGGAGCCGTGAGCGGCCCCGAGACAGGCGGGGCTCCCGTGAGAGGAGGCGGCACCGGTCCCCGAGTGCAGAGCACAGGTCCCGGGATCACCGGCGGCCTCGTTCCCGCGAGAAGCGTCTGCGGCCCCGCTCCCTGGAGAGGAAATTGCCGGTGAAGGGGGCCTCTCCAGTGCCCCCCCCCCAGGAGGAGCCAGGGCCGGACAGGGAGCCCCCAGCCAGACCGCTGGCCTTGGTGGGAGCTGATGCCTCACCAGAAGGGGCTGAGGCCAACAAGTCTCCCCCAAAGGCCCCCGTCCCAGAGGTGCCGGCTGCGTGTCCGCTGGGGGACCTGGACTATGGCGACGCGGTTGAGGCAGGGCATGTGTTTGACGACTTTGCAAGTGAAGGCGTCCTCATGCAGCTGGATGACATGAGCTCCCCACCCTCCCCGGAGAGCACGGACTCCTCCCCAGAGCGGGCCGTGCCCCCCCAGCCCGGTGTGTCACCGGCCAGCCAGCAGGATGCCAGCCTGGCCATGGCTGTCATCAGAAGGGAGGTGTCGGTGATCCATGGTGAAGACGCTGTGCAGCCCCTTCCCTGGGCAGAGGGGCCCCAGGCGACGCGTTCGCTGCAGCCGGCCTCCGCCCAGGCCTCTGCCCAGGCCATCGCAGGGCCCGGCGCATTGGGAGGCCCTTGTCAGACCCCCGGGCCGCGGGCTAAAGCCCCAGTGAAGAGAGTCACCTGGAACCTTCAGGAGGCGGCGGGCGGTGCCCCAGCCGAGGACAGAGCCCTCT GGACTCAACTTTACAGGCCACAGCAGCCCCATGAAGAGACCTGGGCAACTGAAGATGGGGGCCCTATGGCGGCCCCCCAGCAGGCgcccctccctgagccccctGCCCCCGGTCACCTGCTTCCAGAGCCTGGCTTCCCTGACGCTGACCCCACTCAG GTTTATAGCCCCAACCTGCCTCCCGCCCCGGTCCTGCCCTCGAGCGTCCCGCCCTATGCACCAGTCAGCCAGCCCACGCCCCAGTTCATCCTGCAGGGGAGCCTTCCCCTGTCGGGCTGCTGGGTGACACAGAGCCCTGCCCCAGTGCCCACGGTCCTGACCACAGCCTCAGAGCCTGCTGGCCATGCTGCCGCCACCAACAACTCAGAAGACAGGACAGCCACTGCCCGGCCAGCCGCAGAGAAGGCCAAGAATGAGGAG TACATGAAGAAGTTGCACGTGCAGGAGCGGGCAGTGGAGGAGGTGAAGCTGGCCATCAAGCCCTTTTACCAGAAGAGGGAGGTGACGAAGGATGAGTACAAGGACATTCTCCGCAAGGCCGTTCAGAAG atcTGCCACAGCAAGAGTGGGGAGATCAACCCTGTGAAGGTGGGAAACCTGGTGCGCGCCTACGTGGACAAATACCGGCACATGCGCAAACACCGCCGGCCCGAGGCCAGTGAGGAGCCCGCTGCCCCGGGCGTTGACGGCTGA